The Comamonas testosteroni genome contains the following window.
ACAAGGCCGCACTGCCCGTGACTAGCCAGGGGACATTCAGCCACGTGAGCAGTAGCGGAAGCATTACAGCTAGCGTCAGTACCAGCAGCAGGCGCACAAACGTAGAAGGAGCCAGTAGCCGCGTCAAGCGTCCACTCAGATTTTGGCGCAGTACGGCTCCATGGTGTAGCGTATGGACGGCACATCCAGCTTCCGCCTCGGCACGCATGGTGGCATAGAGCCTTTCTGCGACAAGCACATGTTCGCGCACAGGAAACGTGCGCACCGACAGGAAGCCCGTGATCTGCTCGCCGTCACGCAAGGGTGTGATGTTGGCCTGTACCCAGTAAAAATCTCCATTCTTGCGGCGATTTTTCACGATGCCGGTCCAAGGAAGGCCTGCCGATATGGTTTGCCACAAATCGCGGAAAGCCTCGGCGGGCATTTCAGGGTGGCGGATCAGGTTGTGGGGCTGGCCCAGCAACTCCTCGTGTGCGAAGCCGCTCACGTGAACGAATGCGGGGTTGCAATAAGTGATACGGCCCTTGGTATCCGTGACCGAGACCAGAGTGTCTCGCTCCGGAAACGTGAACTCATTGGTAGTGACTGGCAAATTGATCCGCATAGAATATTCTTTTTTATGGTGTTTTTGAGGAGGGTCAGAGGGACAGCCAGTCGCGTGTCAACTCGGCTGCGGGAACAGCTTTCGAGAAAAAGTAGCCTTGTACTTCGTCGCAGTGCAGGTCGCGAAGTTTGTCGAGTTGGCTTTGTGTTTCCACGCCTTCGGCCACCGTCCGCAGTTGCAGCGCATGGGCCAGGCCAATGACTGCTGTCACGATGGCGAGACTGCCAGGCTCGCTGAACATGCCGCGTACGAAAGACATGTCGATCTTGAGCCGAGAAACGGGAAAGCTCTGTAGCCGCGCCAGCGAAGAGTAGCCAGTGCCAAAGTCGTCGATAGATAGCGTGAAGCCCTGTTTCACTAACTGGGAAGCAACGCGCTTAGCCTTGGCAGGGTCATGCATCAGCGCCGACTCGGTGATCTCCAATTCGATGCATCGTGGGCTCACGCCGTGCGCGCGCATGATCGCCAAGGCACGCTCGGAGAAGGAGTCACTCATCATCTGCGCAGCCGATACGTTGACGGCAATCACAGGCGGCTGCGCTATGCCGGCAGAACTCCAGGCCCGCCACTGACGAGCTGCTGCGTCCAAGCTCCAGTCGCCGAGCGCGATGATGAGGCCGCGCTCCTCAGCAACGGAGATAAACTCGGCGGGGCTCACCCAGCCCCACTCTTCGTCGTGCCAACGTGCGAGCGCTTCTACGCCGTATAACGCATACGAATCTAAAGCTATCTTGGGCTGGAAGTGCAATTCCAAGCGTGATTGCGCGAGAGCCTCCTCCAGTTTTACACCAAGTGCAATGCGCCGCTGGAGCCGGTGGCCCATTTGTGCATCGTAGAGCTGGCAATTGCCGCCGCCTTGCGTTTTGGCTTGGTACATTGCGATATCGGCGCGCTGGAGCAACTCGTCTACGCTGTGACCGTGCGTGGGGTAAAGAGCTACTCCGACGCTTGCCCCCACTTCGAAGCAAAGATCGTCCACCCTCATGGGACTTGCCAATGTTGAGCAGACCTCATGGGCCAAGGCCATAGTATCGTTGCCTTCGGCGAGTGTGCGCACGAACATAAATTCATCGCCACCCAGGCGAGCCACCACACCCTCTCCCCCGAGCGTGCGTTCGCACCGCCTTGCCACTTCAGCAAGCAAGTCGTCTCCCACTAAATGGCCCTGCGAGTCGTTGATCTCCTTGAAGCGGTCGAGATCAACGAACAGCACCGTGGCCTGCTGACCTCGTTGGCCTGCGATGTCGAGCAGGCGTTGAGCCAAATCTATGCCGTGAAAGCGATTAGGTAACCCTGTGAGCGCATCGAAGAACGCCAGCTTCTCCATGCGCCGTTCGGTCCGTTTGCGCTCCGTGATGTCGAGTAGCGTGCCGTAGCCCCGGACCGGCTTGCCAGTCACGTCATGCTCGATCGTGCCAAGCGCATCCACCCAGCGGACGCTGGTGCCGTCCTGGATGCGCATTTCGAACGCGTAATGGCCAGTGGCAAGCCCTTTTTTCCATTGTGCATCTGCGTATGCGCGGTCTTCTGCATGCACGCAGCCAAGTAAATCAGCATATTTGAAAGGCTGGCCTACTGGCCAACCAAGGATACGTGCCGCTTGAGGCGTGAGGGAAGGCTTGCCGTCAAAGTATGAGAGCCAGGTACCGATGTTGGCCACCTCCTGGGCATTGAGCAAGTCACGATTGAGTTGCTCCTGTTTGCGCAGATCTTCAACGGTGATCAGCAACCGTGGCTGAGCGTGGCCGTCGGGCTGTTGCAGAGAGTGGACAGTGATGGAAACCGGGATCGCCAATGCTTGAGCGTGGAAATGCAGTTGCGACCTTCCCCTGGCATGTTGATGCTGTAGCGCTTGCTTCACCAATGCAGGTAAGCTGCCTACATCCATAAAGGCCGGTAGCGGGTCTCCTTTCGCTAGCGCCATTGGTGTTTGGCCTGCGAGTTGTGCGAAGGCCTGGTTGGCAAACACCACATTCAGCTCATCCGTGACCACAAGCGTGCCGTGCGGTAGGTGCGCGAAAGCTGCGCCATAGTCTCGAAGTTCGGCTATCAGCGTATCGCGATGTGTGATGTAGCTATCGATGGCCAGCCCGATATCCAGCAGGACCACCTTGATCAATGCCTGGATTGCGTCGTTACGCTGCTCTGGCGTCAGTTCGGGCAGTCTAGTAATTCGCGGAAGGAGCTCAGTGAGGTAGTGACTGTAGGCACCCAGATACCAGCCGGGCGACAGTCCAATACGCGCATGAGCCAAACCCACATGTTGGCGCTCATCTCCATAGGCCTCGTCATAGGTGCCTTTTGTGAGCCTGAGAAAGTAACGCATTTGTAGCGTCTTGAGCCTGTGCAGTGCCTCGTCGTCCGGCAGCAATGCACGCATCTCAGGAAAGGAAAGCAGGTGACGGTAGAAGCCTTCCACGAAGCCGTGTGCCTGGGTGCCAAGGGCGTCGTGCAGACTCCGCATGGCATGCTCATCCTGAACGGTGAGGCAGAGAAAGTCTTTACGGCGTTTGAAAGTTTGGAAGGTTTCTGTCAAGGATTTTTCTTATTTTCTTTGAAGAAAAACAATGTTATTAGATGTAACTTTCGAAATTCTGACCGATGGATGCAAGCTCTTGATGTATATCAAGTTTTATGCGATCTGCTACCGCTCAATCGCCAATATTCAGATCTATTGCTGTTCCTCACTCGCTACACCTCATCCACTTTGCGGCTCTCGCGCACAAGCGGGAGCGTGAGGTCGTGAACCTGCATAGGCTTGGTCTGCTTAACGACCTCCAACTGACATAAGTGCTGTCTCGGAACACCTAGTAATGAGTCGACGCTAATTGAGGGCCGAATTGGGGTAGATCTGCAAATAGGTTCTGCTTCATCGTCTTACTGCTTCCAGACTTGATGTGTCACAAAGTTACGTCGGCGTGAAGGGGCGCTCATGAGTGGTAGTTTGAGTTCTCGGATGGGCCAAGAAACAGACATCCTGAGACGTGCGCACGAATGTGCGGATTCCGGCTGAGTTGACCACCTGTGCCGGTTGCGACTGACAAGGCTGCTGTTCGTGACCGACTGAGTTCGGCCATGAGCAGACTCCCATAGTGCACCTCCGAACTACAACTTCAGTCTGATCTGAGTCATTCATGGCCCAGTGCCTGAGCCACAACAAGGGCCAACACCAGTCGTTGAGCGCAGTCTGTCCTGAACGGCCGCTTCACCCTCGGGACCCGCCACTCGATTGCGCGGTTTGCTAAGTACTGGCTCGAAGGACCGCTTCTACGTGCCGCCACGGCCTGGGGGCAGCCAAGCGACCATAATGAGCCAACAAGACCGCATCAATGGCATCCGTCTTGCGGAGCATGCCCAGGCCTCGCGCTAGCGAACGAACCTGCGCAGGATTGACCACCGAGACAAGTAGGCCCGCGTCATACAGCCGCGTTGCGGCGATCCACGGCGATAGAGCGAGCCCAGGTGATCAAGTCCAGAACGCCCTGACCATCATTGACAAAGGTTCGCGGTCGCTTGACACGCTGACCCTGCTCGTCAAGAACCGCACAGTCCAATTTGTCGCGGGACACAACGAGGTCAACCAGCGCGTGATCGCCAATGCTGATGACAAGTTCCGCTTTGGAGACATCTACTCCGATAAAGGTCGCTTGCATAAAAGCACCTCCAACAAAGACAATGACTTCGTCGAGGCGCCTGCTCCACCCAAGTGCGTTGGCTTGCCTTCAGATCGGTAGTCATGCAGAGTCCAAAGATTGCATGCTGCTCAGTTTTATATCGACGCTATTAGGTGGGGTGGGAGGGGTCGTCTGCGCAAGCAGCCATCTATGCATAGCCTCTGCCAAATCCAAACACCCACCCAATGGCCGATTCGCTCACTGCGAGTGTATTTCCGTGAGCCCAGGCGATGGGCAAGAACCTTCGAAGGGTTGCAAGAGCGGATACTCATCGCCCTGTGACCACTGGACCAGCAGCGGTAAGCCCTCGTCCAATAACACTACCCCCTTGAGACGCAGCAGGTGCGCCCCCAACCGTGAACCAAGCCAGGCCTTCCATGCATCAAGCGCCATGGGCTGCGGCAAGGGAATGAAGCGGCTTTGGACGCCATGCACAGACTCGCCTATCGGCGCATAGCCCGAACGTCCGCCGAGACGGACCGCTGCGAATCCAGCTCCACGAGGCACGGCCGCGGATAAGCGGTTGCCGAGCGACCGACCCGGAGTGGCGGCGGCCATGTCATTCCAGTCGAGAGAAGCCATCGCCGACTGCAAAACTCGGGCCTGAGGCGCATATGCTTGGATCAAAGTGGACAGCGACGCGATGGCAGCGGGTTCGGCACGATCCACTTTGGTGAACACCACCGTATCCGCCGCTTGAAGTTGTTCACGGGCTTGCGTCTGGGCTTCGATGCCCTCGCACCCGGCCGTGGCACTCACGGTCGTCACAACGGCATGCAGCACATAGCGCTCCCGCAAAAGCGGCACCAGTTCGAAGAGTTGGCTGATCGGCCCCGGCGCGGCCAAGCCCGTCGTCTCGATCACTACAGTATCGAAGTGGGGCCGCTCGCGCCGCAGCCGTGCCCACCAAAGCTCGGTCAGCGTCCCCTCCAGGCCGGGCAGGCCGTTGCAGCAGATGCACTGGTTGGCCAAAAGCGTCGAGGCGCTATCGGCGCTGCGAGACAGGATGTGGTCATCGAGCCCAACTTCCCCAATTTCATTGATGATCAGCACCGCATGCGCCAGCCCGGCGTGGCGCAGCCATCGGTTCAGCAATGTGGTCTTGCCGCTGCCCAGATAGCCTGTGACGACCCAGACGGGAATGGGGGAGTTTTTCATAGCAGGGATCAGGACTCGTGGCCGAGCCGCTGCGAGATCGCGTGCGCCGTCTCGATCACCATGCTCGTGAATTGATTCGTTTTGGCTTTCGGAAAGCGCGAAGTCGGCACAGCCAGGCCCACCGCGGCCACCACGGCCCCGGATGCATCGAAGATCGGTGCAGCAGCGCCCCTCATCCCCTCTTCGCTTTCCTCGTCGTCCACGGCACATCCGGCGCCATGCACTTTTTCCAGCAAATGGGCCAGCTTTGCCTTGTCGGTCACGGTATTCGATGTCCGTGCCTCCAGGGGGCCACGCAATATCTTGGCCTGTACCGTGGGTGGGCTGAAGGCAAGCAGGGCTCGGCCTTCGCTGGTACAGAACGCCGGTTTGCGCACGCCCAGATAGGAACGCGGACGAATGGCATGCCGGCTTTCAATGTTGCGCAGATACAGGATTTCACTGCCGTGCAGCACCGCGAGATGCACGGTTTCACCGCTTTGCTCGCCCAGCGCATGCAGCAGCGGTGCAGCCTCCTCCGCAACATTCATGCGCCGCCGCACCAAGGTTCCCATCGCGAAAAGCAGCAGGCCCAGGCGGTAACCGCTGCCCGTCGGAATGCGCTCAAGAAATCCCTCGGCAACCAAGGTCGCCGCGAGCCGATGGGCCGTGCTTTTGGCGACACCAAGACGCCTAGCAAGCTCGGTGATGCCCAGTTCGGGCTCTTCGGCCGTGAATGTCTTCAGCAGGCGCAGTGCCGCGCCTACCGAAGACAGGTTGCGGCTTTCGTCAGTGTTGTCTTTCGTGCTCAACGTTCAGGATCAATGGTTGTATGGATCGCCCCTTCCACTCCGTCACCCACCAGAGACCTAAGGGCAAGATCGGTCTCCTCCAGGGAAAAGGTGTGCGTACACATCTTCGTGACGCCATGGCGATTACCTGCAATCAATTGCAGCGCCAGTTCGACCGACTCATAAGAGTGCCCGCGCATCCCTTTAACAGTGAGGAAGTTGGCAATGATACTGTCACTGTCAAACGCGGGAACAGGCTGCCTTTTCTGGCCCGCGAGGATGACCGTGCCTCGCTTGCGGGCGAGCTGGATGGCACTGGAAACCGAAGCCGGCCCGCCTGAGGCGCAATCGATCACGAGATCGGCCATGTGGCCACCCGTGATGTCTGCGACGGTCTCCAACAGATCCTCCTGCTCGATGTCAATCGTATGGTGCGCGCCAAGTTCCCTGGCCAGGGCAAGGCGCTGCCGGTCCGTTTCGTTCGACAGCCCTGTGACGATCACGCACTGTGCGCCAGCCTCCCGGGCAGCAACAGCACAGGCAAGTCCTTGCTGTCCCGGTCCCTGGATCACCACCGTCTGACCTGGACCTGCGCCCCCCTGGAGATAGGCCCACTCGATGCCGTTGGACAACGGCAACGCCAGCGCCGCATGCCGGGGCGTCACCCCCGTTGGAACACGATGAAACACGGTGTTGAGATGCAAGTGCTGAGCCTGTGCGAAGCCGCCCCACAACCCCGGTTCCTTGCTCAAGGCCGTCGCGCCATAGCGCATGCCGCCCAGCCTCCAATCGGTCGCATGACACAGGCGGAACTCGCCGGAGCGGCAGTACTCGCAGTGCCCGCACGGCAGGTACTCCTCCAGTGCGACTAGTTCGCCTTCCTTGACTTTCCACTGCTGAGCGGCAAGGGAGCCGATCCGCTCCACGTAGCCAACAGTTTCATGCCCTAGGATCAGCGGTCCGCGCGAGCGCGGCAGGTTCTGGTAGTAACCCCAATCGCTTCCGCAGACACCTGTAATGGCGACCCGCAAAAGCCCGGAGTCGGCGCCGGGCTCCGGCACCTTCAGTTCCTGAATCTCGGTGCGCCCAGGCTCGACAGCGACCGCTGCCCGGATGATGGAACGATCAGTCATACGGTAGCGTGCGGTTTGCCGGGTTCTGCGCGCAGCGCATCGCGCGCGGCTTCGTGGAAGACTGCGCCTTCGGGCAACACAATTGCCACGGAACGCACCTTCTGCTGGCTTGGCTCGGTGCCCGGAGGCGGTGTTCCCGATTCGGCCAGTGCCATGGCTGCCGCCATGAGGCGCCGCCGGGCCTGAACAATGCCGCGATCCGTGCCGGTGAGGTTTTCACGCGTGCGGTCCTGGATAGGCCCCATGCTTTCCTGCAGCGAGGAGTCCTGAATCGCGATGCTTTCAACCCCACTGTACAGCTCGCCGGTTCTCTGCTTTTCGCGATCCATCAGGTAATCGTTGGACTTGTTTGCCAATGGAATAAACGTTCCGGGAACGTACTTGCAGTGAATCCCGGCGCCGTTGTGCATGGCCTCCACCTCCTGCTCCGTAAGCGGCCGGGTGGGGTGATAGTCAAAGCTCCAGGCCCAGCAATTTTCATCGTCGATAGGCACCCAGAAGTGACCGTGTACGGGGTGGTCGCCGCGCGGAGGCACCATGGTGAAGCAGGGAAGAATCCACGGCGTGATGCGCCAATAGAGCGAACCGGGCTCGGCCTTGCGCCGCACGCCGATGAACAGGCCGCCGTCAGCCTCCGCCACCTCGAACTGCGGGCGCAAGTCGTTCATGTTGTATTCATTGCCCTTGGCGCCCTTGAACAAGGGGTCGTGCTGCAATCCGCCGCTGTGCAGAAAGGAGACGTGGCTCGAATCAATGCCGCCTTCAAGGGCCTGCAGCCAGTTGCACTCCTGCAGACGCTTGGACATGAAGCTCTG
Protein-coding sequences here:
- a CDS encoding CobW family GTP-binding protein; its protein translation is MKNSPIPVWVVTGYLGSGKTTLLNRWLRHAGLAHAVLIINEIGEVGLDDHILSRSADSASTLLANQCICCNGLPGLEGTLTELWWARLRRERPHFDTVVIETTGLAAPGPISQLFELVPLLRERYVLHAVVTTVSATAGCEGIEAQTQAREQLQAADTVVFTKVDRAEPAAIASLSTLIQAYAPQARVLQSAMASLDWNDMAAATPGRSLGNRLSAAVPRGAGFAAVRLGGRSGYAPIGESVHGVQSRFIPLPQPMALDAWKAWLGSRLGAHLLRLKGVVLLDEGLPLLVQWSQGDEYPLLQPFEGSCPSPGLTEIHSQ
- a CDS encoding aromatic ring-hydroxylating dioxygenase subunit alpha, with protein sequence MLKQEQNELVTRTNAGTPMGEVFRRYWLPALLSQELPAPDCPPVRVKLLGESLIAIRDTQGRLGVMDEFCAHRGVSLWFGRNEDNGIRCPYHGWKYDVSGRCVEVPSEPEGSRYCERIKLKSYPLIERGGVVWIYMGPPELQPPAPEWEFATVPANQSFMSKRLQECNWLQALEGGIDSSHVSFLHSGGLQHDPLFKGAKGNEYNMNDLRPQFEVAEADGGLFIGVRRKAEPGSLYWRITPWILPCFTMVPPRGDHPVHGHFWVPIDDENCWAWSFDYHPTRPLTEQEVEAMHNGAGIHCKYVPGTFIPLANKSNDYLMDREKQRTGELYSGVESIAIQDSSLQESMGPIQDRTRENLTGTDRGIVQARRRLMAAAMALAESGTPPPGTEPSQQKVRSVAIVLPEGAVFHEAARDALRAEPGKPHATV
- a CDS encoding IclR family transcriptional regulator is translated as MSTKDNTDESRNLSSVGAALRLLKTFTAEEPELGITELARRLGVAKSTAHRLAATLVAEGFLERIPTGSGYRLGLLLFAMGTLVRRRMNVAEEAAPLLHALGEQSGETVHLAVLHGSEILYLRNIESRHAIRPRSYLGVRKPAFCTSEGRALLAFSPPTVQAKILRGPLEARTSNTVTDKAKLAHLLEKVHGAGCAVDDEESEEGMRGAAAPIFDASGAVVAAVGLAVPTSRFPKAKTNQFTSMVIETAHAISQRLGHES
- a CDS encoding EAL domain-containing protein, with protein sequence MTETFQTFKRRKDFLCLTVQDEHAMRSLHDALGTQAHGFVEGFYRHLLSFPEMRALLPDDEALHRLKTLQMRYFLRLTKGTYDEAYGDERQHVGLAHARIGLSPGWYLGAYSHYLTELLPRITRLPELTPEQRNDAIQALIKVVLLDIGLAIDSYITHRDTLIAELRDYGAAFAHLPHGTLVVTDELNVVFANQAFAQLAGQTPMALAKGDPLPAFMDVGSLPALVKQALQHQHARGRSQLHFHAQALAIPVSITVHSLQQPDGHAQPRLLITVEDLRKQEQLNRDLLNAQEVANIGTWLSYFDGKPSLTPQAARILGWPVGQPFKYADLLGCVHAEDRAYADAQWKKGLATGHYAFEMRIQDGTSVRWVDALGTIEHDVTGKPVRGYGTLLDITERKRTERRMEKLAFFDALTGLPNRFHGIDLAQRLLDIAGQRGQQATVLFVDLDRFKEINDSQGHLVGDDLLAEVARRCERTLGGEGVVARLGGDEFMFVRTLAEGNDTMALAHEVCSTLASPMRVDDLCFEVGASVGVALYPTHGHSVDELLQRADIAMYQAKTQGGGNCQLYDAQMGHRLQRRIALGVKLEEALAQSRLELHFQPKIALDSYALYGVEALARWHDEEWGWVSPAEFISVAEERGLIIALGDWSLDAAARQWRAWSSAGIAQPPVIAVNVSAAQMMSDSFSERALAIMRAHGVSPRCIELEITESALMHDPAKAKRVASQLVKQGFTLSIDDFGTGYSSLARLQSFPVSRLKIDMSFVRGMFSEPGSLAIVTAVIGLAHALQLRTVAEGVETQSQLDKLRDLHCDEVQGYFFSKAVPAAELTRDWLSL
- a CDS encoding zinc-dependent alcohol dehydrogenase, coding for MTDRSIIRAAVAVEPGRTEIQELKVPEPGADSGLLRVAITGVCGSDWGYYQNLPRSRGPLILGHETVGYVERIGSLAAQQWKVKEGELVALEEYLPCGHCEYCRSGEFRLCHATDWRLGGMRYGATALSKEPGLWGGFAQAQHLHLNTVFHRVPTGVTPRHAALALPLSNGIEWAYLQGGAGPGQTVVIQGPGQQGLACAVAAREAGAQCVIVTGLSNETDRQRLALARELGAHHTIDIEQEDLLETVADITGGHMADLVIDCASGGPASVSSAIQLARKRGTVILAGQKRQPVPAFDSDSIIANFLTVKGMRGHSYESVELALQLIAGNRHGVTKMCTHTFSLEETDLALRSLVGDGVEGAIHTTIDPER